From one Nocardioides sp. Kera G14 genomic stretch:
- a CDS encoding alpha-hydroxy-acid oxidizing protein, which yields MANFADWQLNTYFAGLGGAVPEHPFTSRELAARAEAAMDRQLWDYVVGGAGDEATQDANVEAFGRYGLMPRMLSGAAARDLSTTLWGIELASPVFMAPVGVIGLCAADQHGDLAAARAAAAVGVPLVGSTLMQDPLEEVARQLGETPGFFQLYTPNDREVAESLAHRAEAAGYRALVVTLDTWTLGYRPRDLQHGIFPQLKGACLANYASDPVFRSRLPKTPEEDPMGFVAHWAMTFGNPTLTWEDVAWLRGLTDLPLVLKGICSPDDVRRAVDAGVDGIYCSNHGGRQAASAPALEFLPSVVAAAGDLPVLFDSGIRSGVDVVKALALGATAVGIGRPYAYAAAAASGDAAGGIEHLLRWVLAEADLTMGLNGYASIAALREAGAVFRL from the coding sequence GTGGCCAACTTCGCTGACTGGCAGCTCAACACCTACTTCGCAGGTCTCGGCGGGGCGGTGCCCGAACACCCCTTCACCTCGCGCGAGCTGGCCGCCCGCGCGGAGGCAGCGATGGACCGGCAGCTCTGGGACTACGTCGTGGGCGGCGCCGGTGACGAAGCCACCCAGGACGCCAACGTCGAGGCGTTCGGGCGCTACGGCCTCATGCCGCGGATGCTCTCGGGCGCCGCCGCTCGTGACCTCTCCACGACGCTCTGGGGCATCGAGCTCGCCAGTCCGGTCTTCATGGCGCCGGTCGGGGTCATCGGGCTCTGCGCCGCCGACCAGCACGGAGACCTGGCTGCGGCGCGTGCAGCGGCTGCGGTCGGCGTACCTCTCGTCGGGAGCACGCTCATGCAGGACCCGCTCGAGGAGGTGGCGCGCCAGCTGGGGGAGACGCCGGGTTTCTTCCAGCTGTACACGCCCAACGATCGCGAGGTCGCGGAGAGTCTCGCCCACCGAGCCGAGGCGGCGGGCTACCGCGCGCTGGTCGTCACCCTCGACACCTGGACGCTCGGCTACCGGCCCCGCGACCTGCAGCACGGGATCTTCCCGCAGCTCAAGGGCGCCTGCCTCGCCAACTACGCGAGCGATCCCGTCTTCCGCTCACGCCTGCCGAAGACGCCCGAGGAGGACCCGATGGGCTTCGTCGCGCACTGGGCGATGACATTCGGCAACCCGACCCTCACGTGGGAGGACGTGGCGTGGCTGCGCGGTCTCACCGACCTGCCGCTGGTGCTCAAGGGCATCTGCTCTCCCGACGACGTGAGGCGTGCCGTCGACGCAGGTGTTGATGGCATCTACTGCTCCAACCACGGCGGCCGGCAGGCGGCGTCGGCTCCCGCGCTCGAATTCCTGCCCAGCGTGGTGGCTGCCGCCGGCGATCTCCCCGTGCTCTTCGACTCGGGCATCCGCTCGGGGGTCGACGTGGTGAAGGCGCTCGCCCTCGGCGCCACTGCGGTGGGCATCGGCCGGCCCTATGCCTATGCCGCCGCTGCGGCCAGCGGGGACGCGGCCGGCGGCATCGAGCACCTGCTGCGGTGGGTGCTCGCCGAGGCCGACCTCACCATGGGGCTCAACGGTTATGCCTCGATCGCGGCACTGCGCGAGGCCGGCGCGGTCTTCCGACTGTGA
- a CDS encoding FAD-dependent oxidoreductase — MSSHAFSDGSPAVPLAVPGVVERVIVVGAGMAGLTVANALLTAGVECVVVEARDRIGGRLHTVDVDGHPADLGGAWIHHPHTANTATPRTTCWPSGSTLRESRGSSTRPARGSPAPTWERAAG; from the coding sequence GTGAGCAGCCACGCCTTCTCCGACGGCTCACCCGCCGTGCCACTCGCCGTGCCGGGTGTGGTCGAGCGGGTGATCGTGGTCGGCGCCGGCATGGCCGGACTCACCGTGGCCAACGCCCTTCTCACCGCCGGGGTCGAGTGTGTCGTCGTCGAGGCACGCGACCGGATCGGCGGGCGGCTGCACACGGTCGACGTCGACGGCCACCCGGCCGACCTCGGAGGCGCCTGGATCCACCACCCCCACACGGCGAACACAGCGACACCCCGCACAACGTGCTGGCCCAGTGGGTCGACGCTGCGGGAATCCCGTGGATCGTCGACCCGACCGGCACGCGGTTCACCGGCGCCGACCTGGGAGAGGGCCGCCGGCTGA
- a CDS encoding metallophosphoesterase: MGTARILGRTAAATAAFGAGAIAYAHWEARQYTLRRLELPILPAGADPVRVLHLSDIHLVPTQQRKLDWLSGLSLLRPDLVINTGDNLSHREAISPLVDALGPLLEVPGVFVLGSNDYFEPGMRNPLRYLLPDDGWRATHLPALPWGELVDRFSKHGWLDLTNRFGALDVAGLSFAFAGVDDPHLSYDRLEDVSGPADPQADVRLGVTHAPYVRVLDQFAADGYDAIIAGHTHGGQWRVPLLGGGGDSRALTTNCDLDTGRARGLSRHPAGSDGAWLHVSAGLGTNPYIRMRFACRPEASLLTLTPIGT, from the coding sequence ATGGGCACCGCGCGCATTCTCGGCCGTACGGCGGCAGCGACCGCTGCATTCGGCGCCGGTGCGATCGCCTACGCCCACTGGGAGGCGCGGCAGTACACGCTGCGCCGCCTCGAGCTCCCGATCCTGCCCGCAGGTGCTGACCCCGTGCGGGTGCTGCACCTCTCGGACATCCACCTCGTGCCGACCCAGCAGCGCAAGCTCGACTGGCTCTCCGGGCTGTCACTGCTCCGCCCCGACCTCGTGATCAACACCGGCGACAACCTCTCCCACCGCGAGGCGATCAGTCCGCTCGTCGACGCCCTCGGCCCGTTGCTCGAGGTGCCGGGCGTCTTCGTGCTGGGCTCCAACGACTACTTCGAGCCGGGCATGCGCAACCCGCTGCGCTACCTCCTCCCCGACGACGGGTGGCGCGCCACGCATCTGCCTGCACTGCCCTGGGGCGAACTCGTCGACCGCTTCTCCAAGCATGGCTGGCTCGACCTCACCAACCGGTTCGGAGCGCTCGACGTCGCGGGGTTGTCCTTCGCGTTCGCAGGGGTCGACGACCCGCATCTCTCCTACGACCGGCTCGAGGATGTATCCGGTCCAGCCGACCCGCAGGCCGACGTACGACTGGGAGTGACCCACGCTCCCTACGTGCGGGTGCTCGACCAGTTCGCGGCCGACGGCTACGACGCGATCATCGCGGGCCACACCCACGGCGGACAGTGGCGGGTGCCGCTGCTCGGCGGTGGTGGCGACAGCCGCGCACTGACCACCAACTGCGATCTCGACACGGGGAGGGCTCGCGGGCTCAGCCGGCATCCGGCCGGATCCGACGGCGCCTGGCTGCACGTCTCGGCGGGCCTCGGCACCAACCCGTACATCCGGATGCGCTTCGCCTGCCGTCCCGAGGCCAGTCTCCTGACCCTCACCCCGATTGGGACCTGA
- a CDS encoding nitroreductase family deazaflavin-dependent oxidoreductase → MKRAWLRLISSTLNPVTRRIAASEHGPFSLVRHVGRKTGTVRETPIVAAPIPGGFMIELTYGRGVQWWRNVQAAGEFELVRHRIEHHITGWQYVDAEHGRAAFPLPARVVLRALRRRDFVQLTEAA, encoded by the coding sequence GTGAAGCGCGCCTGGCTCCGCCTGATCTCGTCGACGCTCAACCCGGTCACCCGCCGGATCGCGGCGAGCGAGCACGGGCCGTTCTCACTGGTGCGCCACGTCGGCCGGAAGACCGGCACCGTGCGTGAGACGCCGATCGTCGCGGCGCCGATCCCCGGCGGCTTCATGATCGAGCTGACCTACGGCCGCGGTGTGCAGTGGTGGCGCAACGTCCAGGCGGCGGGCGAGTTCGAGCTCGTCCGCCACCGGATCGAGCACCACATCACGGGATGGCAGTACGTCGACGCGGAGCACGGTCGCGCCGCCTTCCCGCTGCCCGCCCGGGTGGTCCTGCGCGCGCTCCGCCGCCGCGACTTCGTCCAGCTGACCGAGGCCGCCTGA
- a CDS encoding HEAT repeat domain-containing protein: MTALNAAGIACDETRVSRWESGAASAPQSVVRAYEKILGLERGSLAVPIDSVHSVDRHDLRVATVVLDGQAELENLLEKTFHGSAEGEEWLHLVRLINVSGSVFLRESEWLCLARKLATEQCRAFGLAQLTRVNALRELIQHPRAQRHVLKAIGELILDERVERRVDLIQLVALVSDPHASALILRLLNSDDARIRMGAATAAAAMVVDGTFTPSLREELAEASQRLTRSSPESSAALDLSVRVAGTSVSPDRHELVERDIARAVTRTVSEIANPPALQARVEADSMLNQLIRDALFHSHFRRRQAALTLLAASPYADGVAKACSMLLGHQDVTVAIRAARVLTTLARDEEAVQLAGYAAGAGAGALRPEALRALAHLPSRLDGEVAEIALECLHDVSPSVRSAAAYACGMHGLLPELADGHPLAVTAAWWAEQGGRVIA; this comes from the coding sequence GTGACCGCACTCAACGCCGCGGGCATCGCATGTGACGAGACGCGTGTCAGCCGTTGGGAGTCCGGTGCGGCAAGCGCGCCGCAATCGGTGGTCCGGGCCTACGAGAAGATCCTCGGCCTCGAGCGCGGCTCACTCGCCGTTCCGATCGACTCGGTGCACAGCGTCGATCGCCACGACCTCCGAGTCGCGACCGTCGTCCTGGACGGGCAGGCCGAGCTCGAGAACCTTCTCGAGAAGACCTTCCACGGCTCCGCCGAGGGTGAGGAGTGGCTCCATCTCGTCCGGCTGATCAACGTCAGCGGTTCGGTCTTCCTCCGTGAGTCGGAGTGGCTCTGCCTCGCCCGCAAGCTCGCGACCGAGCAGTGCCGAGCGTTCGGGCTCGCGCAGCTGACCCGCGTCAACGCACTCCGCGAACTCATCCAGCACCCGCGCGCCCAGCGGCACGTGCTGAAGGCGATCGGCGAGCTGATCCTCGACGAGCGCGTCGAGCGTCGCGTCGACCTCATCCAGCTGGTCGCGCTGGTGAGCGACCCGCACGCCTCGGCACTCATCCTGCGTCTGCTCAACAGCGACGACGCCCGGATCCGCATGGGTGCCGCGACGGCGGCCGCCGCCATGGTCGTCGACGGCACCTTCACCCCGTCCCTCCGCGAGGAGCTCGCCGAGGCCTCCCAGCGCCTCACCCGCAGTTCGCCGGAGTCCAGCGCGGCGCTCGACCTCTCTGTGCGGGTCGCTGGGACATCGGTGTCACCCGATCGCCACGAGCTCGTGGAGCGTGACATCGCTCGGGCCGTCACCAGGACCGTCTCTGAGATCGCCAACCCTCCCGCGCTCCAAGCCCGGGTCGAGGCCGACAGCATGCTCAACCAGCTCATCCGGGACGCCCTCTTCCACAGCCACTTCCGCCGCCGACAGGCTGCCCTCACGCTCCTGGCGGCCAGTCCGTACGCCGACGGCGTGGCCAAGGCCTGCTCGATGCTGCTCGGCCACCAGGACGTCACCGTCGCCATACGCGCCGCCCGTGTCCTCACGACCCTGGCCCGTGACGAGGAGGCGGTCCAGCTGGCCGGCTACGCCGCCGGCGCGGGTGCCGGGGCGCTGCGTCCCGAGGCACTCCGTGCTCTGGCGCACCTGCCGTCGAGGCTGGACGGCGAGGTCGCCGAGATCGCCCTCGAATGCCTCCACGACGTCTCGCCGAGCGTCCGCTCCGCCGCTGCCTACGCCTGCGGCATGCACGGCCTGCTGCCTGAGCTCGCCGACGGACATCCCCTCGCCGTCACCGCCGCATGGTGGGCGGAGCAGGGCGGCCGGGTCATCGCCTGA
- a CDS encoding transglycosylase domain-containing protein, with protein MSRPAEHRELVLTRLAVMAAVAVILGVVIALLVIPFAGVAGIGARNVARSMTNLPASLETGELSQRSRIVDANGKLITTMYDENRITRPLSQISRTMVQAIVSIEDYRFYQHGALDLKGTLRAFVTNQANSGVVQGGSSITQQLVKLTLLSQAQATGDEAKIKAATDDTYARKLQELRYAIALEQTHTKDWILERYLNTAYFGDGAFGVQAAAKHYFNVNSDKLSLTQAATLAGLVKNPTGYDPTNSPDRAVARRNVVLDRMAQLNVITDDEAKTAKDAPLGLEVQKAQNGCVNASAPFFCDYVLRRLLDDPALGKTVEERRKLLNNGGLTIKTTLNLSNQKAADNSTSGHVGATDQAIGAIAEVEPGTGNVLALSQSRPMGRSKKKGETYLNYTVPKEYGDANGFQAGSTFKAFVLATAIRDGVGLNTTISARSPMEFPVSAYKNCEGAPAFAGEDWKVGNSTTSGNMTLYTGTRLSVNTFFAQLEQVTGVCDPFNLAKSMGLFLTNPKYERLPSFTLGVVDVSPLEMAGAYATFGARGLYCSPRPVTEIDDAAGNPIKSYPTDCKQVLPKEVADGVNDVLRGVQEPGGFGYDLGHTNLQTADGTVIPSAGKTGTTQDGKSVWFMGFTPQIATAAMIAGANSLGSPIPLGGQTIHGNYISGSAVSGSGFAGPMWADAMHPIQDELEPQDFTAPPETMKAATQDKLSDIKVSYTPPVSRSSSSSSGGGGGSSNKHGRSRGRGH; from the coding sequence ATGTCGAGGCCAGCAGAACACCGTGAACTCGTCCTGACCCGGCTGGCGGTCATGGCAGCGGTCGCGGTGATCCTCGGCGTGGTGATCGCGCTGCTCGTGATCCCGTTCGCCGGGGTCGCCGGCATCGGTGCGCGCAACGTCGCGCGGAGCATGACGAACCTGCCTGCCTCCCTCGAGACGGGCGAGCTGTCGCAGCGCTCGCGCATCGTGGATGCCAACGGCAAGCTGATCACGACGATGTACGACGAGAACCGGATCACTCGCCCCCTGAGCCAGATCAGCCGGACGATGGTGCAGGCCATCGTGTCGATCGAGGACTACCGCTTCTACCAGCACGGCGCGCTCGACCTCAAGGGCACGCTGCGCGCCTTCGTCACCAACCAGGCCAACAGCGGTGTGGTGCAGGGCGGCTCCTCCATCACCCAGCAGCTGGTCAAGCTGACCCTCCTCTCCCAGGCGCAGGCGACCGGTGACGAGGCCAAGATCAAGGCCGCCACCGACGACACCTACGCCCGCAAGCTGCAGGAGCTGCGCTACGCCATCGCGCTGGAGCAGACCCACACCAAGGACTGGATTCTCGAGCGCTACCTCAACACCGCCTACTTCGGCGACGGGGCCTTCGGCGTGCAGGCGGCGGCCAAGCACTACTTCAACGTCAACTCCGACAAGCTCTCGCTGACGCAGGCGGCGACACTGGCCGGTCTGGTGAAGAACCCCACCGGCTACGACCCCACGAACTCGCCCGACCGCGCAGTGGCCCGGCGCAACGTCGTCCTCGACCGGATGGCCCAGCTCAACGTCATCACCGATGACGAGGCCAAGACCGCCAAGGACGCGCCGCTCGGGCTCGAGGTGCAGAAGGCCCAGAACGGCTGCGTCAACGCCTCGGCGCCGTTCTTCTGCGACTACGTCCTGCGTCGGCTGCTCGACGACCCGGCGCTCGGCAAGACCGTCGAGGAGCGCCGCAAGCTGCTCAACAACGGTGGCCTGACGATCAAGACCACACTCAACCTCTCGAACCAGAAGGCCGCCGACAACTCCACCTCGGGTCACGTCGGCGCCACCGACCAGGCGATCGGAGCGATCGCCGAGGTCGAGCCCGGCACCGGCAACGTCCTCGCGCTCTCGCAGTCGCGTCCGATGGGCCGGAGCAAGAAGAAGGGCGAGACCTACCTCAACTACACCGTCCCCAAGGAGTACGGCGACGCCAACGGCTTCCAGGCCGGGTCGACCTTCAAGGCGTTCGTCCTGGCCACGGCCATCCGCGACGGTGTCGGCCTCAACACCACCATCAGCGCCCGGTCACCGATGGAGTTCCCGGTCAGCGCCTACAAGAACTGTGAGGGCGCCCCGGCCTTCGCCGGTGAGGACTGGAAGGTCGGCAACTCGACCACGAGCGGCAACATGACGCTCTACACCGGCACCCGCCTCTCGGTGAACACCTTCTTCGCCCAGCTCGAGCAGGTCACCGGCGTCTGTGACCCCTTCAACCTCGCGAAGTCGATGGGCCTCTTCCTCACCAACCCGAAGTACGAGCGGCTGCCCTCCTTCACGCTCGGCGTCGTCGACGTGAGCCCGCTCGAGATGGCCGGCGCCTACGCCACCTTCGGCGCCCGCGGCCTCTACTGCAGCCCGCGCCCGGTGACCGAGATCGACGACGCCGCCGGCAACCCGATCAAGAGCTACCCGACCGACTGCAAGCAGGTGCTGCCGAAGGAGGTCGCCGACGGCGTCAACGACGTGCTGCGCGGCGTCCAGGAGCCCGGCGGATTCGGCTACGACCTCGGTCACACCAACCTGCAGACCGCCGACGGCACCGTGATCCCCAGCGCCGGCAAGACTGGAACCACGCAGGACGGCAAGTCGGTGTGGTTCATGGGCTTCACGCCGCAGATCGCCACCGCCGCGATGATCGCCGGCGCCAACAGCCTCGGGTCACCGATCCCGCTCGGTGGCCAGACCATCCATGGCAACTACATCTCCGGCAGCGCGGTCTCCGGCTCCGGTTTCGCCGGGCCGATGTGGGCCGATGCGATGCACCCGATCCAGGACGAGCTCGAGCCGCAGGACTTCACGGCGCCGCCCGAGACGATGAAGGCCGCCACCCAGGACAAGCTCAGTGACATCAAGGTCAGCTACACCCCGCCTGTCTCGCGCTCGTCCAGCAGCAGCAGTGGCGGAGGCGGCGGCAGCAGCAATAAGCACGGCCGCAGCCGCGGCCGCGGTCACTAG
- a CDS encoding MDR family MFS transporter, which produces MSVSKSDQPKLDPHVIRVALALIAGIIAVIFDTTIVSVAIHDLGDDLHTSVSTIQWVSTGYLLAMFVAIPATGWLQARVGGKNLWIASIALFLLGSVLCATAWDATSLIGFRVIQGLGGGIMMPLMTTLLLQAAGGQNLGRLMSIVGLPASLGPILGPILGGIILNWLSWQWLFLVNVPVCLVGMWLAWRMLPADRPAPGSARPVFDAIGFGLLTPGVVAILFGLSNVSKDGGFGRGDVWIPAVIGVALVVAFVVWAAPRRERALLDVHLLRHRPLALGTGLLLLTGAALYGSMLLLPLYFQELRGSTALTAGLLLIPQGVGTLLSRTFGGRLTDDVGPQIAALVGFGILTIATVPFAFADANTSMWCLGLVLFVRGLGLGIAFTPLMSVAFLGLQRHEMPDASVFTRVAQQLGGSFGTAILAVILEAAVTSGAGPVHGFQVSFWWTVGFVAVAVVLSFLLPRSLTQPEAAPAEIPVEAPGA; this is translated from the coding sequence ATGAGCGTATCCAAGTCCGACCAGCCCAAGCTCGATCCGCACGTCATCCGGGTCGCGCTGGCGCTGATCGCGGGCATCATCGCAGTCATCTTCGACACGACGATCGTCTCGGTCGCGATCCACGACCTCGGGGACGACCTGCACACGAGCGTCTCGACGATCCAGTGGGTCTCCACCGGCTACCTGTTGGCGATGTTCGTGGCGATCCCTGCCACGGGCTGGTTGCAGGCGCGGGTCGGAGGCAAGAACCTCTGGATCGCCTCGATCGCGCTCTTCCTCCTCGGCTCGGTGCTCTGCGCGACGGCGTGGGACGCCACCAGCCTGATCGGCTTCCGCGTGATCCAGGGTCTCGGCGGCGGCATCATGATGCCGCTGATGACGACCCTGCTGCTGCAGGCCGCCGGCGGGCAGAACCTCGGCCGGCTGATGTCGATCGTCGGCCTGCCCGCATCGCTCGGCCCCATCCTCGGCCCGATCCTCGGCGGCATCATCCTCAACTGGCTCAGCTGGCAGTGGCTCTTCCTGGTCAACGTGCCGGTGTGCCTCGTCGGGATGTGGCTCGCGTGGCGGATGCTGCCGGCCGACCGGCCCGCTCCGGGCTCTGCGCGGCCGGTCTTCGACGCGATCGGCTTCGGGCTGCTCACCCCCGGCGTCGTGGCGATCCTCTTCGGCCTCTCCAATGTCAGCAAGGACGGCGGATTCGGCCGCGGTGACGTCTGGATCCCTGCGGTGATCGGCGTCGCGCTCGTCGTGGCGTTCGTCGTGTGGGCGGCCCCGCGTCGCGAGCGGGCGCTGCTCGACGTACACCTGCTCCGCCACCGCCCGCTGGCCCTCGGCACCGGGCTGCTGCTCCTCACGGGTGCGGCACTCTACGGCTCGATGCTGCTGCTTCCCCTCTACTTCCAGGAGCTGCGTGGGAGCACGGCACTCACCGCCGGCCTGCTGCTCATCCCCCAGGGCGTCGGAACGCTCCTCTCGCGCACGTTCGGTGGCCGGCTCACCGACGACGTCGGTCCGCAGATCGCCGCGCTCGTCGGCTTCGGCATCCTCACCATCGCGACGGTGCCCTTCGCGTTCGCGGACGCGAACACGTCGATGTGGTGTCTCGGCCTGGTGCTCTTCGTCCGCGGCCTCGGGCTCGGCATCGCCTTCACGCCGCTGATGAGCGTCGCCTTCCTGGGGCTGCAGCGGCACGAGATGCCCGACGCGTCGGTCTTCACCCGCGTCGCGCAGCAGCTCGGCGGCTCGTTCGGCACCGCGATCCTCGCCGTGATCCTCGAGGCCGCCGTCACCAGTGGCGCCGGCCCGGTGCACGGCTTCCAGGTCTCCTTCTGGTGGACCGTCGGCTTCGTCGCCGTCGCCGTGGTGCTCTCCTTCCTGCTTCCGCGTTCGCTGACACAGCCCGAGGCCGCACCCGCCGAGATCCCGGTCGAGGCGCCGGGCGCCTGA
- a CDS encoding C40 family peptidase: MTRVSIAALFCALFVGLLLPAQAQAATSARRSASVQVLALKKVEHHIMRVAASRKGTPYRYGGTGNGGFDCSGYTRWVFNRLGIHLPRTSASQVGSTTRTRHPRVGDLVFFSHGGHVYHVAIYAGHHSIWHAPYSGTRVRKERIWTGAVFYGHVKGMRKAVAKQARKITARRARAAAATA, translated from the coding sequence GTGACCCGTGTGTCTATTGCCGCGCTCTTCTGCGCGCTCTTCGTCGGCCTTCTCCTTCCTGCTCAGGCCCAGGCGGCCACCTCGGCCCGACGCTCGGCCAGCGTCCAGGTCCTCGCCCTCAAGAAGGTCGAGCACCACATCATGAGGGTCGCCGCCTCCCGCAAGGGCACGCCGTACCGGTACGGCGGCACCGGTAACGGTGGCTTCGACTGCTCCGGCTACACCCGCTGGGTGTTCAACCGCCTCGGCATCCACCTGCCGCGCACGTCCGCCTCGCAGGTCGGCAGCACCACCCGCACCCGGCATCCGCGCGTGGGGGACCTGGTCTTCTTCTCCCACGGCGGCCACGTCTACCACGTGGCGATCTACGCCGGGCACCACTCGATCTGGCACGCGCCCTACAGCGGCACCCGTGTGCGCAAGGAGCGCATCTGGACGGGTGCGGTCTTCTACGGCCACGTGAAGGGCATGCGCAAGGCGGTCGCCAAGCAGGCCCGGAAGATCACGGCCCGGCGCGCCCGCGCTGCGGCGGCTACGGCCTGA
- a CDS encoding GatB/YqeY domain-containing protein: MSTLKQQLRADLTTAMKARDEVRSSTLRMVLTAITNAEVAGKEARELSDEEVTTVLASEAKKRREAAVAFRGGGREESADKELAEAAVIADYLPEQLSPEEIATLVTDTIAELGVAGDGMRAMGKVMGTLTPKIRGRADGGVVSAEVKKQLA, from the coding sequence ATGAGCACTTTGAAGCAGCAGCTGCGCGCCGACCTCACGACTGCCATGAAGGCACGTGACGAGGTCCGGTCCTCGACGCTGCGGATGGTGCTCACCGCGATCACGAACGCGGAGGTCGCGGGCAAGGAGGCGCGCGAGCTGAGCGACGAGGAGGTCACGACCGTCCTCGCGAGTGAGGCGAAGAAGCGCCGCGAGGCCGCTGTCGCCTTCCGCGGCGGTGGTCGCGAGGAGAGTGCCGACAAGGAGCTGGCCGAGGCCGCGGTGATCGCGGACTACCTGCCCGAGCAGCTGAGTCCCGAGGAGATCGCGACGCTCGTCACCGACACCATCGCCGAGCTCGGCGTCGCGGGTGACGGGATGCGTGCCATGGGCAAGGTGATGGGCACGCTCACGCCGAAGATCAGGGGCCGGGCCGACGGTGGCGTCGTCTCGGCGGAGGTCAAGAAGCAGCTGGCCTAG
- a CDS encoding TetR/AcrR family transcriptional regulator — MDLESAPAEAQQRRRGQALQEALLDAAWTELLEHGYAGFTYDGVAKRAGTSRPVLYRRWPTKPEMLRATIAHFARTQEIRARDTGSLRGDVIWLLSQMSLERAQVMTLIMTGLAGYFEETGETFADIRNHMKQGRTSVMTEVIERAAARGELDPAKVSDRIAHLPFDLVRNELMMTLKPVSRRTIEEIVDTIFLPLVRP, encoded by the coding sequence ATGGATCTTGAGTCAGCCCCGGCGGAGGCGCAGCAGCGCCGTCGCGGGCAGGCCCTCCAGGAGGCGCTCCTCGACGCGGCCTGGACCGAGCTGCTCGAGCACGGCTACGCCGGCTTCACGTACGACGGCGTGGCGAAACGTGCCGGGACGAGCCGGCCGGTGCTCTACCGCCGCTGGCCCACGAAGCCGGAGATGCTCCGCGCGACGATCGCCCACTTCGCCCGCACGCAGGAGATCAGAGCGCGGGACACCGGCTCATTGCGCGGCGACGTGATCTGGCTGCTCTCACAGATGAGTCTCGAGCGCGCCCAGGTCATGACGCTGATCATGACCGGGCTCGCCGGCTACTTCGAGGAGACCGGTGAGACGTTCGCCGACATCCGCAACCACATGAAGCAGGGGCGCACCAGCGTGATGACCGAGGTGATCGAGCGTGCGGCCGCGCGGGGCGAGCTCGACCCCGCCAAGGTGAGCGACCGGATCGCGCACCTGCCCTTCGACCTGGTGCGCAACGAGCTGATGATGACGCTCAAGCCGGTGTCGAGGAGGACGATCGAGGAGATCGTCGACACGATCTTCCTGCCGTTGGTCAGGCCGTAG
- a CDS encoding flavin monoamine oxidase family protein encodes MLAQWVDAAGIPWIVDPTGTRFTGADLGEGRRLRPEELEGVSYASFEPVAARFEAELAAGGADRSTAEVVDDFLATTDLPEGERARLRQLMAAAVEQDGAGPFDEISARWALTEGMFVGDVVDHVPVDGYRSVLAPLAAGSEVRLGQPVRRITMTAHGVTVEGDDWTESGTHVVVTVPLGVLKAGSIEFEPPLPPERQAVIDRTGFGTMEKVFLAFDEPFWRGKDPGLQHGIIYPADRAEAATWTWDCGLAPMMMLLVAQSAVGSMQADPLGWALEQLEALYGEPLPAMPSDWTATDWANDGFAQGAYAHIRPGEDSADFATLGEPVGRICFAGEHTSVERQGYADGAMESGLREAKRLLQRRSVELAAGEGRRTLAR; translated from the coding sequence GTGCTGGCCCAGTGGGTCGACGCTGCGGGAATCCCGTGGATCGTCGACCCGACCGGCACGCGGTTCACCGGCGCCGACCTGGGAGAGGGCCGCCGGCTGAGGCCCGAGGAGCTCGAGGGCGTCAGCTATGCGTCCTTCGAGCCGGTCGCCGCCCGCTTCGAGGCGGAGCTCGCCGCAGGCGGGGCCGACCGCTCGACGGCAGAGGTGGTCGACGACTTCCTGGCCACCACGGACCTGCCCGAGGGCGAGCGGGCGAGACTGCGTCAGCTCATGGCCGCCGCTGTCGAGCAGGACGGCGCCGGCCCCTTCGATGAGATCTCCGCCCGGTGGGCCCTCACCGAGGGCATGTTCGTCGGAGACGTCGTCGACCACGTTCCCGTCGACGGCTACCGCAGCGTGCTCGCGCCGCTGGCCGCCGGCAGCGAGGTCCGGCTCGGCCAACCGGTGCGCCGCATCACGATGACCGCGCACGGCGTCACCGTCGAGGGCGACGACTGGACGGAATCGGGCACCCATGTCGTGGTCACGGTGCCGCTCGGCGTACTCAAGGCGGGGAGCATCGAGTTCGAGCCTCCGCTCCCGCCGGAGCGGCAGGCGGTGATCGACCGCACCGGTTTCGGCACGATGGAGAAGGTCTTCCTCGCTTTCGACGAGCCCTTCTGGCGCGGGAAGGACCCCGGGTTGCAGCACGGGATCATCTACCCCGCCGACCGGGCCGAGGCGGCGACGTGGACGTGGGACTGCGGGCTGGCCCCGATGATGATGCTCCTCGTCGCCCAGAGTGCGGTGGGCTCGATGCAGGCCGATCCGCTCGGCTGGGCGCTCGAGCAGCTCGAGGCGCTCTACGGAGAGCCGCTGCCGGCCATGCCGTCGGACTGGACCGCCACCGACTGGGCGAACGACGGGTTCGCGCAGGGTGCCTACGCCCACATCCGGCCCGGCGAGGACTCCGCCGACTTCGCCACGCTGGGCGAGCCGGTCGGCCGGATCTGTTTCGCAGGCGAGCACACCTCGGTCGAGCGCCAGGGCTACGCCGACGGTGCGATGGAGAGCGGCCTGCGTGAGGCCAAGCGGCTGCTCCAGCGGCGTTCCGTCGAGCTCGCTGCCGGAGAGGGCCGACGTACGCTGGCGAGGTGA